AgcccatggcctcggcgaggCCGGAGTCGACAATCTCTTCGACCAGGTCCTTTTTACCGTGGAGGGTCAAGAGCCGGGCCGCATCGGCGAATTTTGACCCGCGACACAGGAGCTGGGCAGCTGTGACAACGTCGTGCAGGTGCTCTGCGTAGATCGTAGCGGCTGCGACGTAGTCCCGGGCCTCGTCAACCTGGGTGGTAGCCAACTCGTTGATGAACGCCGTAAGCTCGTCCTCGGGCAACGAAGCCATCATGGCACAATACAAAGACTCGCGCCACAGGTGCGCAAGATTGTAACACTTGTAGGCCTCGTCGTAGATGCCAAGTGATTCATAGGCTGACAAAAGTGTCAGTGATGCATTCGCATTGGATTGCCCTCGGAAATGTCAACTCACCGATCGCAGCATCTTTATGCTTTGAATCGTTCTGGAGATAGTCGGCATAGATTCGGGTGACTTCGCGCAGCTGTTCGGGTGAATACTTGTAAACTTCCAGGGCTTCTTTGTACAAGCTGTGACGAATGGTGTACGCTTGGATTTCGTCGTGGGCGCCCAACGCAAACAAATGTTTGAGGGCCTTGTCGAAGCGGGAAAGGTGATTGTCAATTTCAAAGCAACGCCGTGTCTCTGGCAAATTTTGCAATTTTCGAAGGAATGGAAGATACTCCCGCGGATCCTAATCAAGTTCAGTGAAAATTCGGTTGACAAAGGCAATTGCAACAAGTCTCACCATTTGGGCTTGTTGAGCGACCAAAAGGGTAAGCTCCAGGTCGTACAAGCCGAGAGCGTGGGAGTACAGACGATTCGCATCAGTCAAGAAGCACATATGCTCAATGGCATCCTGGGCTTGCTCTGGGTTTTGCGCTGTTTTCGGTAATTAGCATTCAGACGCTTCAATGGGGGGTTTTTTCACAGGCTAGACCTACTCCGAAGATTCGCGACGAGTTTTAAGCCGGCTTCAAGGTCGGGAGGATCCTTGCAAACATGCGCCGTCACCAGGTTTTGCAAGTTAGTGTCGAGCCGAGTCTGCAGGACCTGAAGAAATCCATCACAAATCGCATTGACCTTGCTAGCTTTGCCCGCAGAACGAGACGTAGGTAGCGAAGTATTGCCAGCGTGGGCGGTGGCTGTTGACTCTGGCTCGGAGATCTTGAGTGTATCCTTGTAAAGCGTCTGCGAGACGTCCTCTTCCCTTCAAGCCAGATGAGTTTATTTTCCATCAAACAAACGCTGCATGGAGAAAACTTACTTGAGTCGTGAAAGAAAGTCGTCGATGAATTCTACCTTCTTGACCTGCTCAATGAACAACTGAATGTTCTCCATGAACTGCCCGGGGGCATAGTCATGAAGAATGTTCATGTCGACCATCTGACTGCGGCACGCCAGGAAAGCCGATCGATAATTCTTTCGATCAATGAAGGTCCGAATGCCAGCCAGTACCAGTGCCCGCGGGAAGATTGTTTCGATGTTGCCTCTAGGTGCTTGGAGGACAACGGCAAAGATCGATGGCATCACACAGACCAACTTGGATCCACGCTCGATGCTTCTACATCTTTCGTCGGTCTCGGGCGTGTCCTCAGGGACCTCCATATCTGAAAGATGCAATAAGCGTCGAACGAAAAGGAATATGACCGGCACAACATACCTTCAGCGTGTTTCAAATGTACGAATTTCAGCAGGTGCTGAGAAGTGGTGAAAAGCAGATGGGTGGGCGTAACCAGGAAGGAAGTGCAATTCTTCGCAAGCAACCGCTTGTTGGCGTATAAGGCGCCTGTCCTTGTAAGAGAGATCAGGAGACACTGTGGCTATCGGTCAGTTAGATGCTCACAAGTACAGAAGACTTCATCGACCGACCTCCTCAGAAGGCAGAGATATAGCCCGGGCCCAGTGAGTCTCAACCGCAGGGCTTTCTGTCCAATGACCAACTTCTACGCTCTTCTGAGCTTCAATATTCAGTTTGGAGTAGCTCAAAGATGATCCGTGCTTCGAGCAATGAGAGAACCAGAGAGCCTGGTGACCCAAGCCAGCAAAGATAGTGTGCAGCACTTCGGCTTCCTGTGTCTGGTATACAACCTGAGTTTCTCGTGTCTCAAGAGACGTGCGCTCGATGAGGCTGGCTCCAGGGCCGTTCTGCAGAACAAAGACCTCGGTCTCATTGAGAAGGGCAATTTGTCGTGGCCGACTCATCGTAGCATCCGAGAGCGGATGGCTGGATTCCAGAATGGGCACTGGAACAGGGCGGGTTTTCAAAGACCACAGGAAAACAGAGAATCTATTGTCCATCAAAACTGCCATTCGTGTGCCGGATTTACTGAATGCCACGTCAATCACGTTCGAATCCAGCTCAAGCTCATTGTGTGCCATAGGGGGTGGAACACCCGCGAGACGAAGCGGAGTTAGCTTCAACGTCTTTCCATCTATGACGGCGACGGCGCCAACGTCGTCGGGTATCGCAGTGGAACCATGGTGGACATCAAAGACGTAGTCAATGTCCACAAGAGACAGTTGAGTCCCCACCACCAAGCGTAGCGATTTTTCCTGGTGCCATCTGAAGGCTATTGGAACGGGCAACGCAGGATCAATTGACAGAGGAATCTCCTGCTTGAGATAGTAGTGGTAGTTGCCTGTCGTCCACAACTGGACCCTGTCGGCAAATCGTACAGCAAGAACGGTAGAATCAATGTTCCACGAAAGGTGAATCTCCGAGGCCCAGGTCTCCCGCTCCTCTGGCGTTAACCGTAAAGCAAACTGGCCATGGCGCAACCCGTTTCTTTCGAAAAAGACAACGTCGATTCGGTCATCCAGTCGTTGAATTCCAGCAATGAGATTTCCGTACGGACGCCAACTCAATGCTCCTTCAAGGCCATCGACAGGTTCGCTCACACTGTCGAGAGTACCCTCCCGAGAGTACACACGAATGACACGGCGAATGCCTTCATCGACAGTGTTCACTGCGACGTAGGCACCATCGCCTCGCCACGTGATAGTTGTCCGGCCATCATCATGGCTGCTCAGCTTGCCCTCATCCACCTTCTCTGGAACAGTTGGGTCTCGCATGGCCTTGGCTCGTTTGCCTTGGAATTGAgtctcccttttcccccaACCGACAGACACATGTTGAGAAGCCTTGAGATCCTCCGCAGAAAAGGTAATCTCGGCCACGTTCTCAAATTCACGTGTCATGTACAGGAAGGTTTGAGCTCTAGTCGTGATAGCCAAAAGTTCTTCATCCGGTGACCAGGCAGCTGCCGTGATCCCGACATCAACTGAGCCAAGGATCTCGATCTTGTCCTCTCCGGGGAGGGGTTCCTCGCGGACAATAATGATATCACCACCTTCCAGCACTAGACACGCTGTCAAATTATCGGCAAAGTATTGCAACGAAAGCACTCGATCTGATGAAAGATCGGGCAGGGGACACGGAGCATCCCAAGACGCGATGCAATCCAGCGCATCACGGCTCAACGGCAGTGTGGAAGTGTCTTCAGGGCGCTTCCTCCGCAGCTCAATGATCGGATTTTGCGCCGTTGGACCGAAGGTGCATATGATTGAGTCGGACGTAGTATCCCATGCAGTCGCCGTCAAGGGAAGATCACTGTCGATGCGCGTCTCCAGGAGCCGCACATTCTTGAGGTTGCGCATCTTGAACGGCAAGTACCAacgtctctttttttttttaaccaAGCGCGCAGTCCCTACCCCGCCATGTAATGTTGAGCTCCGTTCACGAGACTTTCCACACGAGGGGACTAAGAATGTGGATAAGGAAAAGAGATTTATCGCATTAGTGAATGAAAAGTTGACACCCGATAAAGAGCACGGGGTGGTGGTTCCGCAAAGCTGTGGAATTGTGCCTCAATGTACCAaagatttttgattttccgCAGCCCGCTCGGCCAATGACTTCATCCAGATTTCAACATTTTCGAATCATACGCATTATTTGTCGTTATGACTACACAGAAACAAAATTCGGAATTGGAATGAAAATTTAGAATTGTCCTCTAGCTTTGTACATAATATTTCACAAGCAGCAAGCCGCAATCGCAAGTTTCCGTTGAAACCCTCAATGCTCGGCGGACCGCAAGACCAACCAGGGAGGTCGGCGAGGAAACTTATTTGGTCTTGTAGGTCTGCCAGACTGGAGGAGGTTATCTTGTTAGAAGTAGGTTCATGCATGTTTGGATTGAAAGAGAGCCTACCAGCGATAGCGAAGGGGGCACCGAATCCGGTAACTAGGAAGGGGTTTACGTTAGTCCTGACATGAGCTGCTGTGCTAATTACCAGACAGGCAGTGGAGGACAAACCCATGAAAGCCCAGTAGCGCCAGAAGAAGTGCTTGGTCAGAGGGTTGAAGGGGATGTTGGAGCGAGGACCCTCAGCGTAGTGGTAGGGGCTGCCGAGCTGAGTGCGAGTGGTGGAGAAGCCACGACGGGCGACAACGTTGCCCAGACGGGCGCGGACAGCGGAAGAGGCGTACATCTTTGAATGAGCAGATTAGAAATGAAACCATGTAGAGTTATCCACGACGAAGGGCAATGGCACTTACCTTGAGGTACAGACGTAGTGGGTGGACAATCGGGAATGGACGGTCGAAGCCAAAAGCCATCGTAAGGTGCGGCCTGGATCGGATGAGATCACGTGATGTTAAAGAATCACATGAGGATGTGCTGCACCGTTGGTGGGCTTGGAAGTTTCCACATACACCGCCTGCCTGACTGGGCAACGAGTTTTCcggatcaaaaaaaagtccaggCTAGCATCCAATTTCGATTCGACCTCATTGGGCCCGCTGTCCTTTTTCAACAGAGGTGATGGACGAGCTTTTCGACGTGTTCGATGACCCGCCCCAGGCTGGTGCGCCTTTGGGTGGACTTCCAAAGCGCATCAGGAAGGataaaaaggacaagaacaaaaagcgTGCAGCCAACGGTGATGTCAAGCAAAACGGAGACACGACGGAACCCATGGAGGACGTGAGCATGTCTGAACCGTCTGCTGTCGAGAATGCACCTCAAGCACCTGCGTCGCCTCCTGCCGACAAGGAACAGCCCGATACCAAACGTCTTCGTCTTGATGAAGCGCCGCAGCCCGTCGTAGCCGACTCCTTCGAAACGGAACAAGAGCAGGAAATCGCCGCCTCCGCTGGCCTTCAAGGTAGCCAAGATGCGACTTCGATCAAGGTGTCCCACCAAGTGCGCCATCAAGTGGCGATTCCACCAGACTACCCATACGTGCCTCTTTCACAACACAAGCCGCCAGCGGAACCGGCGAAAAAATGGTCCTTCACACTCGATCCATTCCAGCAGCTTGCTGTCAGCGCAATTCAGCGTGAGGAGAGTGTGTTGGTTTCAGCACATACCAGTGCCGGTAAGACGGTTGTCGCAGAATACGCGATTGCGCAAAGCTTGAAAAAGAACCAGCGAGTCATTTACACCAGTCCGATCAAGGCCCTGAGCAACCAAAAATATCGTGAATTTGCGGCCGAATTTGGTGACGTGGGTCTCATGACGGGTGATGTTACCATCAATCCAACGGCTACATGTCTCGTCATGACAACCGAAATTCTGCGATCAATGTTGTATCGAGGATCAGAGATTATGCGTGAAGTTGGATGGGTCATCTTCGACGAGATTCACTACATGCGTGACTTGAATCGTGGAGTCGTCTGGGAAGAGACCATTATTCTCCTTCCTGACAAGGTCCGATATGTTTTCCTTTCGGCAACAATCCCCAACGCCATGCAATTTGCCGAATGGGTTGTTAAAATGCACAATCAGCCATGTCACGTCGTCTACACCAATTACCGTCCCACTCCCCTCCAACACTACTTCCATCCGGCTGGTGCCGACGGCATCCATCTTGTTGTTGACGAGAATGGCGTCTTCCGCGAAGAAAATTTCCAGAACGCCATGAGCTCTATCGCTGACAAAAAGGGCGACGACCCCGCCAATGCCTTGGCCAAACGAAagggaaaaggcaaagacaaatcaatcaataagggtggagagaagggacCTTCTGATATTTTCAAGATTGTACGAATGATCATaatgaagaagctcaatcCAGTCATTGTCTTCAGCTTCAGCAAGAGAGAATGCGAGAGCGGCGCTCTCCAATTGAAGAACATGGCCTTCAACGATGACTCCGAGAAGGAAATGGTACAAAAGGTCTTCGACAGTGCTATGGAAATGTTGTCGCCAGAAGATCGAATGTTACCTCAGATCGGCAACCTCCTGCCCCTGCTTCGCAGAGGCGTCGGCGTCCATCACTCCGGTCTGCTTCCAATTCTCAAAGAAACGATCGAGATCCTTTTCCAAGAAGGTCTCATTAAGGTTTTGTTTGCTACGGAGACGTTCTCGATCGGTCTGAACATGCCTGCAAAGACTGTGGTCTTCACAAGCGTTCGCAAGTTCGACGGCACCAGTCAACGCTGGGTAACCCCATCAGAATTCATCCAGATGTCAGGGCGCGCGGGTCGTCGAGGTCTCGACGATCGAGGTATTGTCATTATGATGGTTGGCGAAGAGATGGACCCGGCGGTTGCGAAGGAAATCGTTCGTGGTGAGCAAGACCGGTTGAACTCGGCCTTCCATCTTGGATACAACATGATTCTCAATCTCATGAGAGTGGAAGGCATTTCTCCTGAGTTCATGCTTGAAAGATGCTTCAAGCAATTCCAGAACACAGGAGACGTTGCTTCTTTAGAGGCTTCTCTTCGGGAAATGGAAGTCAAGAAGACACAGATGGTCATCCCGGACGAAGGTACCATTCGGGAATATTACGACCTTCGCACCCAACTCGACACCTTCGCCGATGATGTCCGTGCTGTCTTCACCCATCCCGACCACTGTCGTCCCTACATGAAGCCCGGCCGTCTCATTCACATCAAGCATCAAGGCCGCGATTTTGGATGGGGTGTTGTGGTCAAAATATCGCAACGAAAGCCGGCCAGCAATTCCAAGGAACCAATTGAGCCTCATAAGGAGTGGGTTGTTGATGTTCTGTTGAACATCGCTGCGGGTCAGTCAGTCGGCACAAAGTCTTCCCAGGACATGCCCCCTGGTGTCCACCCCGCTCAGCCGGGGGAACCTAATCGTCACGAAATTGTTCCCGTTGTGCTTTCTTGCATTCACAACATTTCTTCCGCCTGCTTCAAGATCCCTCACGACATGAAGAATACCGATTCTAAAAACTCCGTCGGAAAAACTCTGGCCGAAGTCCAACGGCGCTTCCCCGATGGTGTGCCTCCTCTGGATCCTGTTGAGGACATGGGGATCAAAGATGATTCCTTCAAGAAGTTGTTACGAGTAAGTCTAGTCTCTATCTTTATTCTCCGTCTTTTGGTGCCCCCTCTGTGGCCACGTCAAAATGTCTTGAAACTAACCTATCGTAGAAAATTGAAGTGCTTGAGTCCCGCCTCTTGGGAAATCCCCTCCACCACTCTCCTCGACTGCCAGAATTATACAATCAGTATGTGGTCAAGGTCAACCTGACGAATGAGATCAAGTCAgtcaagaagaaaatcaGCGAGGCTATGTCGATCATGCAACTCGACGAGTTGAAGTGCCGTAAACGTGTGCTTCGCCGCTTTGGCTTCATCAATGAGGCGGAAGTCGTTCAAATGAAGGCTCGTGTTGCGTGTGAGATTAGTACTGGCGATGAGCTCATGCTGGCCGAGTTGCTTTTCaacggcttcttcaacaacCTCACTCCCGAGCAGGTGGCAGCCGTGATTAGTGTGTTCGTATTTGAggagaaagtcaaggaaGCCCCACCCTTGAGTAAGGACGAGCTTTCAAAGCCCCTGAAAGAGATTCAGTCTCAAGCCCGCATCATCGCCAAGGTGTCTCAAGAGTCAAAAATGGCTGTGAATGAAGACGAGTATGTCCAGAGCTTCCACTGGGAGCTGATGGAAGTGGTGTACGCGTGGTCACATGGAAAGTCTTTTGCGGAGATTTGGTAAGCTTTCGCCACCGCCTGATCTTTGGCAATCTTCTAAGCTAAGGGCTAACATTTTCCTAGTAAAATGACGGAAGTCTACGAAGGTAGCTTGATCCGTGTCTTCCGTCGATTGGAAGAATGTCTGCGTCAAATGGCGCAGGCCGCCAAGGTGATGGGCAGCGAGGACTTGGAGAGCAAGTTCGAAGAGGCGCTGACCAAGGTCCGCCGTGACATTGTGGCCGCTCAGTCCCTCTATCTGTAGATATGACATTCATCGGCGTTGCTTTCATTATTTTATTG
The window above is part of the Penicillium oxalicum strain HP7-1 chromosome VI, whole genome shotgun sequence genome. Proteins encoded here:
- a CDS encoding ATP-dependent RNA helicase mtr4; the encoded protein is MDELFDVFDDPPQAGAPLGGLPKRIRKDKKDKNKKRAANGDVKQNGDTTEPMEDVSMSEPSAVENAPQAPASPPADKEQPDTKRLRLDEAPQPVVADSFETEQEQEIAASAGLQGSQDATSIKVSHQVRHQVAIPPDYPYVPLSQHKPPAEPAKKWSFTLDPFQQLAVSAIQREESVLVSAHTSAGKTVVAEYAIAQSLKKNQRVIYTSPIKALSNQKYREFAAEFGDVGLMTGDVTINPTATCLVMTTEILRSMLYRGSEIMREVGWVIFDEIHYMRDLNRGVVWEETIILLPDKVRYVFLSATIPNAMQFAEWVVKMHNQPCHVVYTNYRPTPLQHYFHPAGADGIHLVVDENGVFREENFQNAMSSIADKKGDDPANALAKRKGKGKDKSINKGGEKGPSDIFKIVRMIIMKKLNPVIVFSFSKRECESGALQLKNMAFNDDSEKEMVQKVFDSAMEMLSPEDRMLPQIGNLLPLLRRGVGVHHSGLLPILKETIEILFQEGLIKVLFATETFSIGLNMPAKTVVFTSVRKFDGTSQRWVTPSEFIQMSGRAGRRGLDDRGIVIMMVGEEMDPAVAKEIVRGEQDRLNSAFHLGYNMILNLMRVEGISPEFMLERCFKQFQNTGDVASLEASLREMEVKKTQMVIPDEGTIREYYDLRTQLDTFADDVRAVFTHPDHCRPYMKPGRLIHIKHQGRDFGWGVVVKISQRKPASNSKEPIEPHKEWVVDVLLNIAAGQSVGTKSSQDMPPGVHPAQPGEPNRHEIVPVVLSCIHNISSACFKIPHDMKNTDSKNSVGKTLAEVQRRFPDGVPPLDPVEDMGIKDDSFKKLLRKIEVLESRLLGNPLHHSPRLPELYNQYVVKVNLTNEIKSVKKKISEAMSIMQLDELKCRKRVLRRFGFINEAEVVQMKARVACEISTGDELMLAELLFNGFFNNLTPEQVAAVISVFVFEEKVKEAPPLSKDELSKPLKEIQSQARIIAKVSQESKMAVNEDEYVQSFHWELMEVVYAWSHGKSFAEICKMTEVYEGSLIRVFRRLEECLRQMAQAAKVMGSEDLESKFEEALTKVRRDIVAAQSLYL